The following DNA comes from Monomorium pharaonis isolate MP-MQ-018 unplaced genomic scaffold, ASM1337386v2 scaffold_47, whole genome shotgun sequence.
TCAGGCTCCGAACTCACCTTCGTCACTGAAAATCTCATCCGCCAGCTCAACGTTTCTCGACAACGTTCAGCTATCATTGTTTCTGGAATTGGTGGCAAGGAATCTACTCAGACTAGAGGAATAGTATTGCTTACATTGCGTTCTACACGCTCGAATGCAACCGTCAACATTCAAGCTCACGTCCTTCACACATTGACGACCATTTTACCATCGTTCGAAGCGGAACCTCAGGAGTGGCCACATCTAAAGAACTTGTCACTAGCCGACCCAGACTTTCTCACTCCACGGGCAATTGACATTCTCATCGGAGCTGATGCCTACGGGCAAATCATCAAGCCAAACATAATCAAGCACTCTCCATTCATGCCAATCGCACAGCTCTCCATCTTCGGATGGCTCATCCTTGGACCAGTCAACAGAATATCAGCAGGACGCACGTCGACGCATCACGTTGCGATTCAAGCTAATGAAGAAGCAATACATGAGCTGCTAACGAAGTTTTGGGTTCAAGAGGAGGTGCCTACACATGACGTCAGCGTTCTCACCCCGGAGGAGCAGAAATGCGAAACACATTTCCGATCAACACACTCTCGTGACTCTTCAGGAAGATACACTGTACGTATTCCTCTGAAGTCGCCAAGCAACATCTTAGGTGACTCGTATAACATCGCTCATCAATGCCTCAAGAGTCTACTTCGGCGCTTTGCAAGAGACCCCGCATATCAACGTCTCTATCAAGACTTTATGGCCGAATATCAATCGCTCAACCATATGACGAAGGCATCATCAGAGTCCCATCATCACTCACAGTATTATTTGCCACATCACGGCGTGCTCAAACCTGATAGCGCAACAACAAAATTGCGCGTTGTATTTAATGGCTCCAGTCTGTCTACATCAGGGTATTCCATCAATGATCTCATGCACACCGGAGCTAAGTTACACCTAGACATCACGGATGTTTTATTGTGGATTCGACAACATCGTCATATCGTCTCCACAGATATCACTAAAATGTACAGGCAGATAAAAGTTCACAAGGATGATTGGGATTTGCAGCGAATACTGTGGATTGATGACCAACTCAACGAAGTGCCGTATCAACTTACAACAGTCACCTACGGTACGAAGGCCGCGCCGTTCTTAGCGGTGCGAACCTTGCTTCAATTGGCAGAAGACGAAGGATATCGATTCCCGCTTGCTGTGCCATCCATCACTCACGGCCGATACGTTGACGATATCTTCGGTGGTGCAGACACCGTACAACAACTCAAGGAAGTCGCGTGTGAACTACGAGACCTCTGTATGGCGGGCGGCTTTCCTCTTGCAAAATGGCATGCAACTCATATCGATGTCATCAACGCCCTCAACAATACTCAAGACCAAGGCTCTCCAATCACCTTTGACGATTGCGCAACCAAGATACTCGGATTACAATGGCTCCCTCAGGAAGATGTATTCTCATTCTCATTGAAGACTCCTTTCAAGACCGGCAATTTCACGAAACGCCTCGTACTATCTGAAGTGGCTCAGATCTTTGATCCACTCGGCTTTGCTTCACCAGTAGTGATCAAGGCTAAGATGCTCTTGCAGGAGCTTTGGCTGCACAAGCTCCACTGGGATGAACAACTACCGTCCCAGCTCTCCACCAGGTGGCTCATCATCAGAGAAGAACTCACAAGGTTGGCCAACCTCTCAATTCCTCGGTGGTTTCATACTTGGACCGTCTCGACAGTAGAACTTCACGGCTTCTCTGATGCTTCTCAATTGGCAATGGCTGCAGTCGTATATCTCTCCGTTCACGACTCAAATGGCGCCAGAATATCATTTGTGTGCTCCAAGACGAAAGTAGCACCTCTCAAGCGACTCTCAATTCCGAGACTCGAACTCACCGCAGCGCTGCTGCTTTCTCGACTCGTTAAGTACGTTCAAGCCACTCTGAAAGTGAACGTAATGGCTACTCATCTGTGGACGGATTCTCTCGTAACACTCTCGTGGATCAAATCTCACGCGTCACGCTGGAAGGACTTTGTCAGGAACAGGGTAACGCAAATACAGGAACTCACGCCAGACGCTCACTGAAGGCACATCCCTGGCACCTCGAATCCAGCCGACTGCGCGTCACGAGGCCTCACAACTGCTCAACTTCAAGGTCACTCATTGTGGTGGACGGGACCACCTTGGCTCATCAATCAAGACTCTTGGCCGCCACAACCTGCAATCGCTGAAGAGTTAAGAGCAATTGAGGCACGCCCAGGCGTCTCATTAATTGCAGCTGCACTGAAACCTGACTATCACTGGGACATCATCTACAGGTACTCCACtctcaataaattattgagaatTACAGCTCTCTGTTTCAGGTTCATCTCACGGGTGAATAAGAATCACGATTCAATGCCAATCATGCAAGTATCAACCATGGCTTTAGAGAAGGCAAAACTCTTTTGGATCAAGGCAACTCAAGCGGCATACTTTTCACACGAACTCAAGGCTTTACAGTCAAATTCACCATTACCGAAGACACATGCATTCAGTCGATTGACTGCATATATCGACGCTCAAGGAGTCATCCGAGTCGGTGGACGACTCGCTCACTCATCTCTCTCACCTGATGGCAAACATCCTGCGATTTTGCCTCACCACTCACATTTAACGTCTCTGATCATCGCCCATTCTCATCAACGAACATTACATGGAGGCACTCAACTC
Coding sequences within:
- the LOC105833904 gene encoding uncharacterized protein LOC105833904; its protein translation is MKTRCNRLTRLIATLILLDIARHSLGTSSELTFVTENLIRQLNVSRQRSAIIVSGIGGKESTQTRGIVLLTLRSTRSNATVNIQAHVLHTLTTILPSFEAEPQEWPHLKNLSLADPDFLTPRAIDILIGADAYGQIIKPNIIKHSPFMPIAQLSIFGWLILGPVNRISAGRTSTHHVAIQANEEAIHELLTKFWVQEEVPTHDVSVLTPEEQKCETHFRSTHSRDSSGRYTVRIPLKSPSNILGDSYNIAHQCLKSLLRRFARDPAYQRLYQDFMAEYQSLNHMTKASSESHHHSQYYLPHHGVLKPDSATTKLRVVFNGSSLSTSGYSINDLMHTGAKLHLDITDVLLWIRQHRHIVSTDITKMYRQIKVHKDDWDLQRILWIDDQLNEVPYQLTTVTYGTKAAPFLAVRTLLQLAEDEGYRFPLAVPSITHGRYVDDIFGGADTVQQLKEVACELRDLCMAGGFPLAKWHATHIDVINALNNTQDQGSPITFDDCATKILGLQWLPQEDVFSFSLKTPFKTGNFTKRLVLSEVAQIFDPLGFASPVVIKAKMLLQELWLHKLHWDEQLPSQLSTRWLIIREELTRLANLSIPRWFHTWTVSTVELHGFSDASQLAMAAVVYLSVHDSNGARISFVCSKTKVAPLKRLSIPRLELTAALLLSRLVKHIPGTSNPADCASRGLTTAQLQGHSLWWTGPPWLINQDSWPPQPAIAEELRAIEARPGVSLIAAALKPDYHWDIIYRFISRVNKNHDSMPIMQVSTMALEKAKLFWIKATQAAYFSHELKALQSNSPLPKTHAFSRLTAYIDAQGVIRVGGRLAHSSLSPDGKHPAILPHHSHLTSLIIAHSHQRTLHGGTQLTLAHIRQTFWILGGRAPVKSYILKCVACARQRGIRAHQLMGQLPLSRATPSRPFTHTGVDYAGPLTIKTWKGRGAKSHKSWICVFVCFSTSAVHLEAVSDYSSDAFIAAYRRFSSRRGIAHALYSDCGTTFIGADTSLKRLFVQSSQEHQRVSKMLAQDSTRWEFNPPATPHMGGKWEAV